The Nocardioides panzhihuensis genome has a segment encoding these proteins:
- a CDS encoding carboxymuconolactone decarboxylase family protein: MPARMKNVYKLSADGYRGLNAVEEYVNSSGIPRGLLELVRIRASQINGCAVCIDMHSRKARSVGESDERLWSVAAWRDTPFFTDAERAALALTEAITRIADNSEGVPDDSWDEAADHFEDAELAALVTAIASVNAWNRINVATRLNAGSFR; the protein is encoded by the coding sequence ATGCCTGCACGAATGAAGAATGTGTACAAGCTCTCTGCCGATGGTTATCGAGGGCTCAATGCAGTCGAGGAGTACGTGAACAGCAGCGGGATCCCCCGGGGTCTCCTCGAGCTCGTGCGGATCCGAGCCAGTCAGATCAATGGGTGCGCGGTCTGTATCGACATGCACTCACGTAAGGCGCGGTCGGTGGGCGAGAGCGATGAGCGCCTCTGGTCGGTCGCGGCATGGCGGGATACACCGTTCTTCACCGACGCTGAGCGCGCGGCGCTGGCACTGACCGAGGCGATCACCCGCATCGCCGACAACTCCGAGGGAGTTCCCGACGACAGCTGGGACGAGGCCGCCGATCATTTCGAAGATGCGGAACTGGCGGCGCTGGTGACCGCAATCGCATCGGTCAACGCGTGGAACCGAATAAACGTGGCTACGCGACTGAATGCCGGTAGCTTCCGCTGA
- a CDS encoding SRPBCC family protein: MKYTNSIEIALPREQVASLLADPGQLPKWLRGVVVHEPVNGVHGELGTQSRVVMQSGQQTMELTETITRRDPEDLHSIPKEVVVHFAREIAGPGMWSVARDRLTETSPETTLWEQESEYRFTSLQMRLVGLLMPRTFHKQSQQHMRDFKEFAEDGKDVREGES; encoded by the coding sequence GTGAAATACACCAACTCGATCGAGATCGCCTTGCCCAGGGAACAGGTGGCCAGCCTGCTCGCTGACCCCGGTCAGCTACCGAAGTGGTTGCGCGGAGTGGTGGTGCACGAACCGGTGAACGGAGTGCACGGCGAGCTCGGCACACAATCGCGGGTCGTGATGCAGTCAGGCCAGCAGACGATGGAGCTGACCGAGACGATCACGCGGCGAGATCCGGAGGATCTGCACAGCATCCCGAAGGAGGTCGTCGTTCACTTCGCCCGGGAGATCGCCGGCCCTGGCATGTGGAGCGTGGCGCGCGATCGGCTGACTGAGACCAGCCCAGAGACAACTCTGTGGGAGCAGGAGAGCGAATACCGGTTCACCAGCCTGCAGATGCGACTGGTGGGGCTCCTCATGCCACGCACCTTCCACAAGCAGTCGCAACAGCACATGCGGGACTTCAAGGAGTTCGCAGAGGACGGGAAAGACGTCCGCGAAGGCGAGAGCTGA
- a CDS encoding DNA alkylation repair protein, protein MPTPLSTAAQVAEALHDVADPIEEAKIRNRVADDELVVGVRMGTLFDIAKSAVDLPGTELDALFEHPAYEMRLSAFCVLDFRARRNLTSDERAALARIYLDRHDAISTWDMVDRAAPRVLGWPILIEAVDGAVLDELACAEDPLRRRSAITAPLWFIKKGTSADVERGLAIASALDGDEHPRVRSAVEIYRKHARQRNASRD, encoded by the coding sequence ATGCCAACGCCGCTCTCGACTGCTGCCCAGGTCGCCGAGGCCCTGCACGACGTCGCCGACCCGATCGAGGAGGCGAAGATCCGCAACCGCGTCGCCGACGATGAGCTCGTGGTCGGGGTGCGGATGGGCACGCTGTTCGACATCGCGAAGTCTGCTGTCGATCTACCAGGAACGGAGCTCGACGCTCTCTTCGAGCATCCGGCGTACGAGATGCGTTTGTCAGCGTTCTGCGTCCTCGACTTCCGCGCCCGACGGAACCTCACGAGCGACGAGCGCGCGGCTCTCGCCCGCATCTACCTTGATCGACATGACGCCATCAGCACGTGGGACATGGTGGATCGGGCGGCCCCGCGGGTGCTCGGCTGGCCGATCCTCATCGAAGCCGTCGATGGCGCCGTGCTCGACGAGCTCGCGTGCGCTGAAGATCCGCTCCGACGCAGATCAGCGATCACGGCACCACTCTGGTTCATCAAGAAGGGAACGTCCGCGGACGTCGAACGCGGGCTCGCGATCGCCTCGGCTCTCGACGGCGACGAGCATCCTCGCGTCCGATCCGCAGTCGAGATCTATCGAAAGCACGCACGCCAGCGGAACGCGTCCCGAGACTGA
- a CDS encoding protein kinase domain-containing protein: protein MIEGVGGRVVADRYVLADRLGSGGMGTVWSAWDQLLQRTVAVKELHAVGGGHEQQVSTRRVLSEARAIARVTHPHVIDIYDLVEFDGGLWIVMELVPGGSLSDRVGSRGLLSPAETARVGLEILSALEAVHAAGALHRDVKPANVLLRADGSSVLTDFGIAALSGHTGLTGTGSVIGSAEYMAPERLRDRLSVRPAICSPSVSRCVSWRPVRPPFARGDLAATTFAVAYEPPSVHVPGPLGDVIEQLLDKEPAKRPPGARLAEALRSIVDGAPRALQATLRQPGLPAQPGHPARANRRRTALMGAIAAVVFLAGAVVTAYVVGDDPDPGSKNQTAQTAAGVSAGSPVDG from the coding sequence GTGATCGAAGGCGTGGGCGGGCGAGTCGTCGCTGACAGGTACGTGCTCGCCGACCGGCTGGGCAGCGGCGGCATGGGCACGGTGTGGAGTGCCTGGGACCAGTTGCTGCAGCGGACGGTTGCCGTCAAGGAGCTCCATGCCGTCGGCGGTGGGCACGAGCAGCAGGTGTCGACGCGGCGGGTGCTGTCGGAGGCGCGGGCGATCGCCCGGGTGACTCATCCGCATGTCATCGACATCTACGACCTGGTGGAGTTCGACGGCGGTCTCTGGATCGTCATGGAGCTGGTCCCCGGTGGCTCGCTGAGCGACCGAGTGGGATCGAGAGGTCTCCTGTCGCCGGCGGAGACGGCCCGCGTCGGCCTGGAGATCCTGTCCGCGTTGGAGGCGGTCCACGCCGCGGGCGCGCTGCATCGCGACGTGAAACCGGCCAACGTTCTTCTGCGCGCGGACGGCAGCAGCGTGCTCACCGACTTCGGTATCGCCGCCCTGTCCGGGCACACCGGTCTCACGGGCACGGGGAGCGTGATCGGCTCGGCCGAGTACATGGCCCCGGAACGTCTGCGCGATCGCCTGTCGGTCCGGCCAGCGATCTGTTCTCCCTCGGTGTCACGCTGTGTTTCCTGGCGACCGGTCAGACCCCCCTTCGCCCGCGGGGACCTCGCGGCGACAACGTTCGCCGTCGCTTACGAGCCGCCCTCCGTCCACGTCCCGGGGCCGCTCGGCGATGTCATCGAGCAGTTGCTGGACAAGGAGCCGGCGAAGCGCCCGCCCGGCGCCCGACTGGCTGAGGCGCTGCGGTCGATCGTCGACGGAGCTCCCCGGGCGCTGCAGGCGACACTGCGGCAACCGGGGCTACCGGCACAGCCCGGGCACCCCGCGCGCGCGAACCGGCGCCGCACGGCGCTCATGGGGGCGATCGCCGCCGTGGTGTTCCTAGCCGGAGCGGTCGTGACCGCGTACGTCGTCGGGGACGATCCTGATCCTGGGTCGAAGAACCAGACCGCGCAGACGGCCGCCGGTGTCTCTGCAGGCTCGCCTGTGGATGGGTGA
- a CDS encoding N(5)-(carboxyethyl)ornithine synthase has protein sequence MSGTDSPLSIVPSSSSSTLLTLGMLAASSMENERRLPIHPHHLDRIDPDIRARMIVERGYGADFQLEPGYVESRVGRVADRSAVIEAADVLLLPKPQAADVEVIPEGRVLWGWPHCVQDTGLTQTAIDRRLTLIAFEVMNHWSHRGDFSLHVFHKNNELAGYCSVLHALRLIGSTGMYGPRRSAVVIGFGATARGAVTALTAQGIHDIQVLTQRGVAAVGSPIHGAHIAQLNTGDGEIHLSEVLTRDGDVLLPEFLASHDIVVNCTLQDVAAPLTYLRTEDLAGFAPGSLIVDVSCDEGMGFEWAKPTTFDDPMFTVGDGVNYYAVDHTPSYLWNSATWEISEALLPFLRTVMEGPAAWETDLTVTRAIEIQDGVIRNPSILSFQDRDPAYPHVRAGSVLNGSVSSN, from the coding sequence ATGTCCGGCACCGATTCACCCCTGTCCATCGTCCCCAGCTCGTCGAGCAGCACGCTGCTCACCCTCGGGATGCTCGCCGCCTCCTCGATGGAGAACGAGCGGCGGCTGCCGATCCACCCTCACCACCTCGATCGGATCGACCCCGACATCCGCGCGCGGATGATCGTCGAGCGTGGCTACGGCGCTGACTTCCAGCTGGAGCCTGGGTACGTCGAGTCGCGGGTCGGCAGGGTCGCGGATCGCTCCGCGGTGATCGAGGCGGCGGACGTGCTGCTGCTGCCGAAGCCGCAGGCTGCCGACGTGGAGGTGATCCCCGAGGGCCGTGTGCTGTGGGGATGGCCGCACTGCGTGCAGGACACCGGGCTGACGCAGACGGCGATCGACCGCCGGCTCACGCTCATCGCGTTCGAGGTGATGAACCACTGGAGCCACCGCGGTGACTTCAGCCTGCACGTGTTCCACAAGAACAACGAGCTGGCCGGCTATTGCTCGGTGCTCCATGCCCTTCGCCTCATCGGATCGACGGGCATGTACGGGCCTCGTCGGAGCGCGGTCGTCATCGGCTTCGGTGCGACGGCACGGGGCGCGGTGACCGCGCTCACGGCGCAGGGCATCCACGACATCCAGGTCCTCACCCAGCGCGGCGTCGCGGCGGTCGGCTCCCCGATCCACGGCGCACACATCGCCCAGCTCAACACCGGCGACGGCGAGATCCACCTCAGCGAGGTGCTCACGAGGGATGGCGACGTGCTGCTCCCCGAGTTCCTGGCATCGCACGACATCGTCGTCAACTGCACGCTCCAGGACGTCGCAGCACCGTTGACCTATCTGCGTACCGAGGATCTGGCGGGGTTCGCCCCGGGCAGCCTGATCGTCGACGTCTCGTGCGACGAGGGCATGGGGTTCGAGTGGGCGAAGCCCACGACGTTCGACGACCCGATGTTCACGGTCGGCGACGGCGTCAACTACTACGCGGTCGACCACACCCCGTCGTACCTGTGGAACTCGGCCACCTGGGAGATCAGCGAGGCTCTGCTGCCGTTCCTGCGTACGGTCATGGAAGGACCGGCCGCCTGGGAGACCGACCTGACCGTCACCCGGGCGATCGAGATCCAGGACGGCGTGATCCGCAACCCGAGCATCCTGAGCTTCCAGGATCGCGACCCGGCTTATCCGCACGTTCGCGCGGGATCGGTGCTCAACGGATCAGTCAGTTCGAACTGA
- a CDS encoding HTH domain-containing protein: MAFSRSADPHLTLRRIERQHALIEQLRWQRGVPKSALALAHALEVTARTVERDIAQMRESGIPIRVQRGPGGGYLLDVRAKLDPISLEPDEVAALIVALVALGPTATDSARTSMHKLTKALLPQG, encoded by the coding sequence GTGGCGTTCTCCAGATCGGCCGATCCGCATCTGACTCTGCGTCGGATCGAGCGGCAGCACGCCCTCATCGAGCAGCTGCGATGGCAGCGCGGCGTACCGAAGTCGGCACTCGCACTGGCTCATGCTCTCGAGGTGACCGCTCGGACCGTCGAGCGCGATATCGCCCAGATGCGTGAGAGCGGGATCCCCATCCGGGTTCAGCGAGGCCCGGGAGGCGGCTATCTCCTGGATGTGCGGGCGAAGCTGGACCCCATCTCGCTCGAACCGGACGAGGTCGCGGCGCTGATCGTTGCGCTGGTTGCGCTCGGCCCCACAGCGACCGACTCGGCGCGGACGAGCATGCACAAGCTCACCAAAGCGCTGCTGCCCCAGGGGTGA
- a CDS encoding alpha/beta hydrolase, producing the protein MTLPLLFLSGAGLPAWVWDEVRSGIAAPSAVAPRPVPGSGTVAEYARAALDAAPEGPFGVVAHSAGGVVATELARLAAGRVAAVLGVAAVIPASGASFASSLPFPNKILLPLILRVAGTRPPESVIRKGLAAGLDEETVQRLIADLEPEPLKYFTTRTTGHEAMHAVPLKEYVVTTDDAELTATMQRGYAGQLGARGVTEIASAHLPMITNSAEVIAAAQDLAESQPAVSTELGGDR; encoded by the coding sequence ATGACACTTCCTCTTCTTTTCCTGTCCGGTGCCGGGCTTCCCGCTTGGGTCTGGGACGAGGTTCGCTCCGGGATCGCGGCCCCGTCGGCGGTTGCTCCTCGCCCTGTGCCAGGTTCAGGCACCGTCGCTGAGTACGCGCGAGCGGCTCTCGACGCCGCCCCGGAGGGACCCTTCGGTGTCGTCGCGCACTCTGCTGGAGGCGTGGTCGCCACCGAGCTGGCACGCCTCGCCGCGGGTCGAGTGGCCGCAGTGCTCGGAGTCGCCGCGGTGATCCCCGCTTCCGGCGCCTCTTTCGCCTCTTCGCTGCCGTTCCCCAACAAGATCCTGCTCCCGCTGATCCTCCGCGTCGCGGGCACCCGACCACCCGAGTCAGTTATCCGCAAAGGCCTCGCCGCGGGGCTCGACGAAGAGACCGTGCAGCGGCTGATCGCCGACCTCGAACCCGAACCGCTGAAGTACTTCACCACCCGCACGACGGGGCACGAGGCAATGCATGCCGTGCCGCTCAAGGAGTACGTCGTCACCACGGATGATGCCGAGCTGACCGCCACCATGCAGCGAGGCTACGCAGGGCAGCTCGGCGCACGCGGCGTGACCGAGATCGCCAGCGCGCACCTGCCCATGATCACCAACTCAGCCGAGGTGATCGCCGCCGCGCAGGACCTCGCCGAGAGCCAGCCAGCAGTTTCAACCGAGCTGGGAGGCGACCGATGA
- a CDS encoding nuclear transport factor 2 family protein produces the protein MNDIVTRYLDTWNATDESALTDLLATHWADDCVYVDPLAEVQGREAVAATIQAVRAQFPGFVFTAVGDVDTHHQQARFQWGLGPAGEEPIIIGFDVVVLDDDQRIRDVRGFLDKVPA, from the coding sequence ATGAACGACATCGTGACGCGCTACCTCGACACCTGGAACGCGACCGACGAGTCGGCACTCACCGACCTGCTGGCCACTCACTGGGCCGACGACTGTGTCTATGTCGATCCGCTCGCCGAGGTCCAGGGACGCGAGGCGGTCGCCGCGACCATCCAGGCCGTACGCGCACAGTTCCCCGGCTTTGTGTTCACCGCGGTCGGAGACGTCGACACCCACCACCAGCAGGCCCGCTTCCAGTGGGGTCTCGGACCGGCCGGCGAGGAGCCGATCATCATCGGCTTCGACGTGGTCGTCCTCGACGACGACCAGCGCATCCGGGACGTACGCGGCTTCCTCGACAAGGTGCCCGCCTGA
- a CDS encoding helix-turn-helix transcriptional regulator encodes MTSTLTSPPSSVGGELRRWRELRSLSQLALATQAEVSTRHLSYVENGRSRPTPEMIVRLAEVMRVPMAEQNRLLLAGGFAPRYPQRATDDATLAPVMAGLRSLLDAHAPYPALLLDDHWDIVDANEPVDALLAGCDPMLLEPPLNVIRLCLHPRGLAGAIRNLPVWRAHLLHQLGRRITHTGGEPALVALRDEVTAYSSGGEPSARPLADPVVPLEIEIGGHLLRFFSVASQIESAADVTLNGLHLETFVPADDRTRQVLRPSR; translated from the coding sequence GTGACCTCGACTCTGACCTCACCGCCATCGTCGGTCGGCGGTGAGCTCCGCCGCTGGCGCGAGCTGCGCTCCCTGAGCCAGCTCGCCCTCGCCACTCAGGCAGAGGTGAGCACCCGGCACCTGAGCTACGTGGAGAACGGCCGCTCCCGGCCGACACCGGAGATGATCGTCCGGCTGGCCGAGGTGATGCGGGTGCCCATGGCCGAGCAGAACCGACTCCTGCTCGCCGGCGGCTTCGCGCCTCGTTATCCGCAGCGCGCCACCGACGACGCCACGCTCGCACCGGTGATGGCCGGTCTCCGCAGCCTGCTGGACGCCCACGCGCCGTACCCGGCCCTGCTCCTCGACGACCACTGGGACATCGTCGATGCCAACGAGCCCGTCGACGCGCTGCTCGCCGGCTGCGACCCGATGCTGCTCGAGCCGCCGCTCAACGTGATCCGCCTCTGTCTGCATCCGCGAGGGCTCGCCGGGGCCATCCGCAACCTGCCGGTCTGGCGAGCACACCTGCTCCACCAGCTCGGTCGGCGCATCACGCACACCGGCGGCGAGCCTGCCCTGGTCGCTCTCCGAGACGAGGTCACCGCCTACTCCTCCGGTGGAGAGCCGTCCGCCCGACCGTTGGCCGACCCGGTCGTCCCGCTGGAGATCGAGATTGGTGGCCATCTGCTGCGCTTCTTCAGCGTCGCCAGCCAGATCGAGAGCGCCGCCGACGTGACGCTCAACGGGCTCCATCTGGAGACCTTCGTTCCCGCCGACGACCGTACGCGGCAGGTGCTCCGCCCTTCGCGGTGA
- a CDS encoding sulfatase-like hydrolase/transferase, whose product MPDKEFNGVINLDVRDSVPDWSPYVPPAAKEGAPNVLVVLYDDTGMATWSPYGGRVNMPTLDRLADNGLTYTQWHTTALCSPTRSCLLTGRNHTRNGIASLMESTNGFPGNSGRIPEDCATVGHILQDNGYSTFWLGKDHNVPEQDNAAGGSRKQWPLQLGFDRFYGFLGGETNQWYPDLAEDNHFIEQPYTPEEGYHLSKDLADRAIKMLRDQQASNPSKPWYMWFCPGANHAPHHAPQEYIDKYKGLFDDGYDAYREWVLARMVEKGILPEGTELTPFNPMPEEDANPADYVKPWDELSDDEKRLFARMAEVFAGFSEYTDAQVGRIIDYLEETGQLDNTVVFYCADNGASGEGSTHGSVSENKFFNNYPDDLAENLARLDDLGGPESYNHYPTGCTAAFSTPFQMFKRYSQYSGGTCDPLVIHWPKGIEAKGEIRHQYHHVTDIVPTILELAGLEMPEVYRGVEQAPLAGVSMKYSFDAADAPTQKKRQFYSMSGTRGLWQDGWKVAATHPPITGKGHFDEDEWELYHVDEDRAESKNLADQHPEKVQELVAAWFEEAEINNALPLDDRTAMEQLTLDRPTSEPTRSRYIYYPGTSAVPEGVAVSVRGRSYKIIADVDLSEGAEGVIFAHGSRFGGHALFIKDDKLHYVYNFLGIPPEQTFVSEPLTPGPHALGMEFIREGAGPYKESVGTTNLYVDDQIVASGEMRAQVGKFTLCGDGLCGGYDSADAVSRSYRAPFAFTGGKILGVAVDVSGESYLDLETEALAALARD is encoded by the coding sequence GTGCCCGACAAGGAATTCAACGGCGTCATCAACCTGGACGTACGGGACTCGGTCCCGGACTGGTCTCCGTACGTGCCGCCCGCGGCTAAGGAGGGCGCGCCCAACGTACTCGTCGTCCTCTACGACGACACCGGCATGGCCACCTGGTCGCCATACGGCGGTCGGGTCAACATGCCGACGCTGGATCGCCTGGCCGACAACGGACTGACCTACACCCAGTGGCACACCACCGCGCTGTGCTCGCCGACCCGGTCCTGCCTGCTGACCGGCCGCAACCACACCCGGAACGGGATCGCCTCGCTGATGGAGTCCACCAACGGGTTCCCGGGCAACTCCGGCCGGATCCCGGAGGACTGCGCGACCGTCGGCCACATCCTGCAGGACAACGGGTACAGCACGTTCTGGCTGGGCAAGGACCACAACGTCCCCGAGCAGGACAATGCCGCTGGTGGCAGTCGCAAGCAGTGGCCGCTGCAGCTGGGATTCGACCGGTTCTACGGGTTCCTCGGGGGCGAGACCAACCAGTGGTATCCCGACCTCGCCGAGGACAACCACTTCATCGAGCAGCCCTACACCCCGGAGGAGGGCTACCACCTCTCCAAGGACCTCGCCGACCGCGCGATCAAGATGCTTCGCGATCAGCAGGCCTCGAACCCGTCGAAGCCCTGGTACATGTGGTTCTGCCCGGGTGCCAACCACGCTCCGCACCACGCTCCGCAGGAGTACATCGACAAGTACAAGGGCCTCTTCGACGACGGCTACGACGCCTACCGTGAGTGGGTGCTCGCCCGGATGGTGGAGAAGGGCATCCTGCCCGAAGGCACCGAGCTTACCCCCTTCAACCCGATGCCCGAGGAGGACGCCAACCCGGCCGACTACGTCAAGCCGTGGGACGAGCTCAGCGACGACGAGAAGCGGCTCTTCGCCCGGATGGCGGAGGTCTTCGCCGGCTTCAGCGAGTACACCGACGCCCAGGTCGGTCGGATCATCGACTACCTGGAGGAGACCGGTCAGCTGGACAACACCGTCGTCTTCTACTGCGCCGACAACGGCGCGTCGGGGGAGGGGTCGACGCACGGGTCGGTGAGCGAGAACAAGTTCTTCAACAACTATCCCGACGACCTCGCCGAGAACCTGGCCCGGCTCGACGACCTCGGTGGGCCCGAGTCGTACAACCACTACCCGACCGGCTGCACGGCCGCGTTCAGCACGCCGTTCCAGATGTTCAAGCGGTACAGCCAGTACTCCGGCGGCACCTGCGACCCGTTGGTCATCCACTGGCCGAAGGGGATCGAGGCCAAGGGCGAGATCCGGCACCAGTACCACCACGTCACCGACATCGTGCCGACCATCCTGGAGCTCGCCGGACTGGAGATGCCGGAGGTGTACCGCGGGGTCGAGCAGGCGCCGTTGGCGGGCGTGTCGATGAAGTACAGCTTCGATGCCGCGGACGCGCCGACCCAGAAGAAGCGCCAGTTCTACAGCATGAGCGGCACCCGCGGGCTGTGGCAGGACGGCTGGAAGGTGGCGGCCACCCACCCGCCGATCACCGGCAAGGGCCACTTCGACGAGGACGAGTGGGAGCTCTACCACGTCGACGAGGACCGAGCGGAGTCGAAGAACCTCGCCGACCAGCACCCCGAGAAGGTCCAGGAGCTGGTCGCCGCCTGGTTCGAGGAGGCCGAGATCAACAACGCGCTGCCGCTGGACGACCGCACCGCGATGGAGCAGCTCACCCTCGACCGTCCGACGTCCGAGCCGACGCGCAGCCGCTACATCTACTACCCGGGCACCTCGGCGGTCCCGGAGGGCGTCGCGGTCAGCGTGCGAGGTCGCTCGTACAAGATCATCGCGGACGTCGACCTCAGCGAGGGCGCCGAAGGCGTGATCTTCGCGCACGGCTCCCGGTTCGGAGGGCACGCTCTGTTCATCAAGGACGACAAGCTGCACTACGTCTACAACTTCCTCGGCATCCCGCCGGAGCAGACCTTCGTCTCCGAGCCGCTGACCCCGGGACCGCACGCGCTGGGGATGGAGTTCATCCGCGAAGGCGCCGGGCCGTACAAGGAGTCGGTCGGCACCACCAACCTCTACGTCGACGACCAGATCGTGGCCAGCGGGGAGATGCGAGCCCAGGTCGGCAAGTTCACCCTGTGCGGCGACGGCCTCTGCGGCGGCTACGACAGCGCCGACGCGGTCAGCCGCAGCTACCGGGCGCCGTTCGCGTTCACCGGGGGGAAGATCCTCGGCGTCGCCGTCGACGTCAGTGGTGAGAGCTACCTCGACCTCGAGACCGAGGCTCTAGCGGCCTTGGCTCGCGACTGA
- a CDS encoding formylglycine-generating enzyme family protein: MAEKSKPTRMIRLDGGTFKMGSEAFYPDEGPVHERTVAAFEIDLHPVTNAQYAAFVADTGYLTVAERPLDPADFPGADPADLVPGGLVFVPTRGPVDLRDWRQWWAWGAGASWKSPFGSGSSIEGRENHPVTQVALEDAQAYAEWAGKRLPSEAEFEYAARGGLADATYAWGEEVHPDGRLMANTWQGSFPWRNTGAARWVGTSPVGTFPANGYGLVDCIGNVWEWTTDFYTERHEPELEREPVNLLEAQGGCGDGCRCGPSSREAAQAAASAENGSTIPRRVLKGGSHLCAPEYCLRYRPAARSPQADDTATTHIGFRCVRSV; encoded by the coding sequence GTGGCCGAGAAGTCGAAACCGACCCGGATGATCCGTCTCGACGGCGGCACGTTCAAGATGGGCTCGGAGGCGTTCTATCCGGACGAAGGCCCGGTCCACGAGCGCACCGTCGCGGCGTTCGAGATCGATCTGCATCCGGTGACCAATGCCCAGTACGCCGCGTTCGTCGCCGACACCGGCTACCTCACCGTGGCCGAGCGGCCGCTGGACCCGGCCGACTTCCCAGGCGCCGATCCGGCTGACCTGGTCCCGGGTGGGCTCGTCTTCGTGCCCACCCGGGGGCCGGTCGACCTGCGCGACTGGCGGCAGTGGTGGGCGTGGGGTGCGGGCGCGAGCTGGAAGTCCCCGTTCGGGTCCGGGTCATCGATCGAGGGCAGGGAGAACCATCCGGTCACCCAGGTCGCCCTGGAGGATGCCCAGGCCTACGCCGAGTGGGCCGGCAAGCGACTGCCATCCGAGGCCGAGTTCGAGTACGCCGCCCGCGGCGGCCTGGCCGACGCGACGTACGCGTGGGGTGAGGAGGTGCACCCGGACGGCCGCCTGATGGCGAACACCTGGCAGGGCTCCTTCCCATGGCGCAACACCGGCGCCGCCCGATGGGTGGGCACCTCGCCGGTGGGGACCTTCCCGGCGAACGGCTACGGCCTGGTGGACTGCATCGGCAACGTCTGGGAATGGACGACCGACTTCTACACCGAGCGACACGAACCCGAGCTCGAGCGCGAGCCCGTGAACCTGCTCGAGGCGCAGGGTGGATGTGGCGACGGCTGCCGGTGTGGGCCGTCGTCGCGGGAGGCGGCTCAGGCAGCCGCGAGCGCTGAGAACGGGTCGACGATCCCGCGTCGGGTTCTCAAGGGTGGCTCGCACCTGTGCGCCCCGGAGTACTGCCTGCGCTACCGGCCGGCAGCCCGCTCACCGCAGGCTGACGACACCGCGACCACCCACATCGGGTTTCGCTGCGTACGATCGGTCTGA
- a CDS encoding Lrp/AsnC family transcriptional regulator, whose protein sequence is MRNDHPIDDLDRAIIAELEDDARLSNTELARRVGLTPAPCLRRVQRLERDGVIRGYHASIDPKSGGRGFEVIVAIDIAVNDGKTIEDFETAAVAVPEVTEMRRMLGQPDYYLRVQVADPEAYETLLLGTISRLPAVSRLLSHQTMRLVKG, encoded by the coding sequence ATGCGCAATGATCATCCGATCGATGACCTGGATCGCGCAATTATTGCCGAACTGGAAGACGACGCCCGACTGAGCAACACCGAGCTGGCGCGACGGGTCGGACTGACCCCGGCGCCCTGCCTGCGCCGCGTGCAGCGCCTGGAGCGCGACGGGGTGATCAGGGGCTATCACGCCAGCATCGACCCGAAGAGCGGCGGACGCGGGTTCGAGGTCATCGTCGCGATCGACATCGCGGTCAACGACGGCAAGACCATCGAGGACTTCGAGACCGCAGCCGTCGCCGTTCCCGAGGTCACCGAGATGCGGCGCATGCTCGGTCAGCCCGACTACTACCTGCGCGTCCAGGTCGCCGACCCCGAGGCGTACGAGACGCTTCTCCTCGGGACGATCTCGCGGCTGCCAGCGGTGAGCCGCCTGCTCTCACACCAGACGATGCGGCTGGTCAAAGGCTAG